Proteins found in one Chthonomonadales bacterium genomic segment:
- a CDS encoding sigma-70 family RNA polymerase sigma factor — protein sequence MADTWMAVSSRVPLLTPAQEVRLAKRVEAGDSRAREALITANVRLVASVARRYLGRGLPLEDLMQEGTIGLIRAVEKYNYRRGYRFSTYATHWIRQAISRSLANQGRSIRLPAHVVDTLGRVSRTRDELFQRLGRPPTRQELAQSTGLTEQKLVQLLRSAIQPVSLEMPVGEAGDTRLSDFIPAGEDSSPAARVFSHIVREELEHVLSVLTPRERDVLVLRFGLMDEDPHTLEETGRRLHITRERARQIEGKALEKLRHAHDTTRLLRAVE from the coding sequence ATGGCGGACACGTGGATGGCGGTGAGCTCACGGGTGCCGCTGCTGACCCCGGCGCAGGAGGTGCGCCTGGCCAAGCGCGTCGAGGCCGGCGACAGCCGCGCGCGCGAGGCGCTCATCACCGCGAACGTTCGCCTGGTGGCGTCGGTCGCACGCCGCTATCTCGGCCGCGGCCTCCCGTTGGAGGACCTGATGCAGGAGGGCACGATCGGGCTGATTCGGGCGGTGGAGAAGTACAACTACCGCCGCGGATACCGATTCAGCACCTACGCGACCCACTGGATCCGACAGGCGATCTCGCGCTCGCTCGCCAACCAGGGCCGCTCGATCCGGCTTCCCGCCCACGTGGTCGACACGCTCGGCCGTGTGTCGCGCACCCGTGACGAGCTGTTCCAGCGGCTTGGCAGGCCGCCGACGCGCCAGGAGCTCGCCCAGTCGACCGGACTGACGGAACAGAAGCTGGTTCAGCTCCTCCGCAGCGCCATACAGCCGGTGTCGCTGGAGATGCCGGTGGGCGAAGCCGGCGACACGCGCCTGAGCGACTTCATCCCGGCCGGAGAGGACAGCTCGCCCGCAGCGCGCGTGTTCAGCCACATTGTGCGCGAGGAACTGGAGCACGTGCTGTCCGTGCTGACCCCGCGCGAGCGCGACGTGCTGGTCCTGCGGTTTGGCCTGATGGACGAGGACCCGCACACGCTGGAGGAGACTGGCCGGCGCTTGCACATCACGCGCGAGCGCGCCCGCCAGATCGAGGGCAAGGCGCTCGAGAAGCTCCGGCACGCGCACGACACGACGCGGCTGCTGCGTGCGGTCGAATGA
- the zwf gene encoding glucose-6-phosphate dehydrogenase yields the protein MAEGASPVDRCDVLTIERPDPCALVLFGATGDLTRRKLMPALYSLAVQKLLPDRFAIVAFARQDTDDAGFRAEIQNALRTHAPSLPLAGEQWDGFAKRLHYLRSDLDDPRGYAALKALLEGLDRKEDLRGNRLFYLATPPNYFGDIAQRLGSSGLVCPDGPGHCWSRLVVEKPFGYDLKSARALNATIREAFHEDQVYRIDHYLGKETVQNILVMRFANRLFELLWSHLYIDSVQITVAETLGMEGRGAYFDKSGILRDVIQNHALQLLTLTAMEPPVSLRADAVRDEKVKVLRSLRAFDPAAIALDVVRGQYVAGDIDGKPVQAYSEEEGVSADTHTETFAALRFWVDNWRWAGVPFYVRAGKRLPTHLTEIVLQLKEVPDVLYARMECMDMHPNRLVIRVQPHEAVEIWMSAKRPGQAMRVQPVRMHFDYAESFGKAIPSAYEHLLLNAMVGDTSLFARHDEVETAWELVDPVLRAWHADSRPPDPYFAGAWGPAPEHCLPCDNSRRWWNPDEVEAD from the coding sequence ATGGCGGAAGGCGCAAGCCCGGTCGACCGTTGCGACGTGCTGACCATTGAAAGGCCGGACCCGTGCGCACTGGTGCTGTTCGGAGCGACCGGCGACCTCACGCGGCGCAAGCTGATGCCGGCCCTCTACAGCCTGGCTGTTCAGAAGTTGCTGCCGGACCGATTCGCGATCGTCGCCTTCGCTCGGCAAGATACAGACGACGCGGGGTTCCGCGCCGAGATCCAGAACGCGCTGCGCACCCACGCACCGTCGCTCCCGCTGGCCGGCGAGCAATGGGATGGCTTCGCGAAGCGCTTGCACTACCTGCGCTCCGACCTGGACGACCCGCGAGGCTATGCCGCGCTCAAGGCGCTCCTGGAAGGCCTTGACCGGAAGGAGGACCTGCGCGGGAACCGCCTGTTTTACCTGGCCACGCCTCCGAACTACTTCGGTGACATAGCCCAGCGCCTGGGAAGCTCCGGACTGGTCTGCCCGGATGGGCCTGGCCACTGTTGGTCGCGGCTGGTCGTCGAAAAGCCGTTCGGCTACGACCTGAAGTCGGCGCGCGCCCTCAACGCAACGATCCGCGAGGCGTTCCACGAAGACCAGGTCTACCGCATCGATCACTATCTGGGCAAGGAGACCGTCCAGAACATCCTGGTGATGCGTTTCGCGAACCGGCTGTTCGAGCTGCTCTGGAGCCACCTCTACATCGACAGCGTCCAGATCACCGTCGCGGAGACCCTCGGCATGGAGGGCCGCGGCGCCTACTTCGACAAGTCAGGAATCCTGCGCGACGTCATTCAGAACCACGCCCTCCAGTTGCTCACGCTCACCGCGATGGAGCCCCCGGTCAGCCTTCGCGCGGACGCGGTCCGCGACGAGAAGGTGAAGGTGCTGCGCTCGCTTCGCGCCTTCGACCCGGCGGCGATCGCTCTGGACGTGGTGCGCGGGCAGTACGTTGCGGGGGACATCGACGGCAAGCCGGTGCAGGCCTATAGCGAAGAGGAGGGGGTGTCCGCCGACACCCACACCGAGACATTTGCCGCGCTGCGCTTCTGGGTGGACAACTGGCGCTGGGCGGGCGTCCCGTTCTACGTGCGGGCGGGCAAGCGGCTGCCGACTCACCTGACCGAGATCGTGCTGCAGCTCAAGGAGGTGCCCGACGTGCTCTATGCGCGGATGGAGTGCATGGACATGCATCCGAATCGCCTGGTCATCCGCGTGCAGCCGCACGAAGCCGTCGAGATCTGGATGAGCGCCAAGCGCCCCGGGCAGGCCATGCGCGTGCAGCCGGTGCGGATGCACTTTGACTACGCCGAGTCGTTCGGGAAGGCGATCCCGAGTGCCTACGAGCACCTGCTGCTCAACGCAATGGTCGGCGACACCTCGCTGTTCGCGCGGCACGACGAGGTCGAGACCGCGTGGGAGCTCGTCGATCCGGTCCTGAGGGCCTGGCACGCCGACTCGCGCCCGCCGGATCCCTACTTCGCCGGGGCGTGGGGGCCCGCTCCCGAGCACTGCCTGCCGTGCGACAACAGCCGGAGATGGTGGAACCCCGACGAGGTGGAAGCGGACTGA
- a CDS encoding TIM barrel protein, with translation MGVPRGITRRAALAAAAGAALSARPGLAEPRDAPARTGGRIRQGVSRWCYGGVALEDLCRRAKEMGIVGIDLLSEPEWATVKAQGLVCSMANGPGGIADGWNTLANHERLVAESERLLPLVAAMGWPNMILLSGNRRGLSDDEGIRNCVTGIKRIIGSAERLGVTLCMELLNSKRDHKDYQCDHTAWGVQVVKQVGSERFKLLYDIYHMQIMEGDVVATIRENLPYIAHFHTGGVPGRNEIDATQELNYRRVCQAIADGGFTGFVAHEFIPKRDPMASLAQAVRICDV, from the coding sequence ATGGGCGTACCGCGGGGGATCACGAGAAGGGCCGCGCTCGCCGCAGCCGCCGGGGCGGCGCTGTCCGCCCGGCCGGGGCTCGCCGAGCCGCGGGACGCCCCGGCGCGGACGGGAGGCCGCATCCGCCAGGGGGTGTCGCGATGGTGCTATGGCGGCGTGGCGCTGGAGGACCTGTGCCGCCGGGCGAAGGAGATGGGCATCGTGGGCATCGACCTGCTCAGCGAGCCGGAGTGGGCCACCGTGAAGGCGCAAGGGCTCGTCTGCTCCATGGCCAACGGCCCCGGCGGCATCGCGGACGGGTGGAACACGCTGGCGAACCACGAGCGGTTGGTGGCCGAGTCCGAGCGGCTCCTTCCCCTCGTGGCGGCGATGGGCTGGCCAAACATGATCCTGCTCTCCGGCAACCGGCGGGGCCTCTCGGACGACGAGGGCATCCGCAACTGCGTGACCGGCATCAAGCGGATCATCGGGTCCGCGGAGAGGCTCGGGGTGACGCTCTGCATGGAGCTCCTGAACAGCAAGCGCGACCACAAGGACTACCAGTGTGACCACACGGCCTGGGGGGTGCAGGTCGTCAAGCAGGTCGGCTCCGAGCGGTTCAAGCTGCTCTACGACATCTACCACATGCAGATCATGGAGGGCGACGTCGTCGCGACCATCCGCGAGAACCTGCCGTACATCGCGCACTTTCACACCGGCGGCGTGCCTGGCCGCAACGAGATCGACGCCACCCAGGAGCTGAACTACCGCCGCGTCTGCCAGGCCATCGCGGACGGGGGCTTCACGGGGTTCGTCGCGCACGAGTTCATCCCCAAGCGCGACCCGATGGCCTCCCTGGCGCAGGCCGTGCGAATCTGCGACGTGTGA
- a CDS encoding threonine synthase encodes MNPGILEAYRRFLPVTDATPVVTLLEGATPLLPAPRLAAWIGAPIRLFLKLEGMNPTGSFKDRGMAMAISKAAESGARAVMCASTGNTSASAAAYAARAGLACHVLIPSGKIALGKLAQALAHGARVLAVDGNFDAALRLVREITDSYPVTLVNSLNPFRIEGQKTAAFEIVDFLGVAPDYHALPVGNAGNITAYWRGYREYQAAGRSGATPVMLGFQAEGAAPLVLGAPVAAPETVATAIRIGRPASWDGAVAARDESGGLIEAVSDAEILAAYRAAASLEGVFAEPASAAPLAGLRKLSARGFLPRDATVVATLTGHGLKDPDTAVREAGGAVTRLPAERGAVLAALGYGSAQGLDA; translated from the coding sequence TTGAACCCAGGTATCCTAGAGGCCTATCGGCGATTCCTGCCCGTGACCGACGCGACGCCCGTGGTGACGCTGCTCGAGGGCGCCACGCCGCTCCTTCCCGCTCCCCGCCTTGCCGCCTGGATCGGCGCGCCGATTCGCCTGTTTCTCAAACTCGAGGGGATGAACCCGACCGGCTCGTTCAAGGATCGGGGCATGGCGATGGCCATCAGCAAGGCGGCCGAGTCCGGCGCGCGCGCCGTCATGTGCGCCTCGACCGGCAACACCTCGGCTTCGGCGGCGGCCTACGCCGCCCGCGCCGGCCTCGCGTGCCATGTGCTCATTCCGAGCGGCAAGATCGCGCTTGGCAAGCTCGCGCAGGCGCTCGCGCACGGCGCGCGCGTCCTCGCCGTCGACGGCAACTTCGACGCGGCGCTGCGGCTCGTTCGGGAGATCACTGACAGCTACCCGGTCACGCTCGTCAACTCGCTGAACCCCTTCCGCATCGAGGGTCAGAAGACGGCGGCGTTCGAGATCGTCGATTTCCTTGGCGTTGCGCCGGACTACCACGCGCTCCCCGTGGGCAACGCGGGGAACATTACCGCATACTGGCGGGGCTACCGCGAGTACCAGGCCGCGGGACGCTCCGGAGCGACGCCTGTCATGCTGGGCTTCCAGGCGGAGGGGGCGGCGCCGCTGGTGCTCGGCGCGCCCGTTGCGGCTCCGGAGACCGTGGCCACCGCCATCCGCATCGGCCGTCCGGCGAGCTGGGACGGGGCCGTGGCGGCGCGCGATGAGTCCGGCGGCCTGATCGAGGCGGTGAGCGATGCCGAGATCCTTGCCGCTTACCGCGCGGCCGCGTCGCTGGAGGGTGTGTTCGCCGAGCCGGCCTCCGCCGCGCCGCTGGCGGGACTTCGGAAGCTGTCCGCGCGCGGGTTCCTGCCACGGGACGCGACGGTCGTGGCCACGCTCACCGGCCACGGCCTGAAGGACCCGGACACGGCCGTTCGCGAGGCCGGCGGCGCGGTGACGCGGCTGCCCGCCGAGCGGGGCGCCGTCCTCGCGGCGCTCGGCTACGGCTCAGCCCAGGGCCTCGACGCGTAG
- the thrS gene encoding threonine--tRNA ligase, with product MKGPDQDPNYQLRHSAAHLMAQAVGELFPGVRYAIGPPIEDGFYYDFELPSPVHDEDLPRIEERMHEIAARDLAIVRKELGREEAVALCEGRDEPYKVELIRDLPPDEVISFYQQGDWIDLCRGPHVSSTADVRHFHLLSIAGAYWRGDERNKMLTRIYGTAWPSREELDDYLRRLEEARKRDHRVLGRELGLFLLSGDLGSGLPVWLPKGATLRETLEGFLKAEQLRRGYLPVVSPHIGSSKLYARSGHIATFREKMFPFMEDPESGETFILKPMNCPHHIYVYASQLRSYRDLPIRLAEFGTCYRYEQSGELNGLLRVRGFTVDDSHIFCTPEQLASELKAVVDLILLVLRRLGLTSYRLRLGTRDPDSDKYVGSDENWAAAQRVIEDAVRDLELDYVVSEGDAAFYGPKLDLLVRDALGREWQMGTVQVDYNLPERFELEYIGEDGKAHRPIMLHRAPFGSMERMIGLLIEHYAGAFPFWLAPVQVAILPITDAQRDYAGSVAERLRAEGFRVEVDSRSERVGKKVAEAEVQKVPYMLILGRRDMEAGVVSVRRRGEGDLGASPVDELVARLRVEALG from the coding sequence ATGAAGGGACCTGACCAGGACCCCAACTACCAGCTTCGCCACTCGGCGGCGCACCTGATGGCACAGGCCGTCGGCGAGTTGTTCCCCGGAGTCCGTTACGCTATTGGCCCGCCGATCGAGGACGGGTTCTACTATGACTTCGAGTTGCCGTCGCCGGTTCACGACGAGGACCTCCCGCGCATCGAGGAGCGAATGCACGAGATCGCGGCGCGCGACCTCGCGATCGTGCGTAAGGAGTTGGGCCGCGAGGAGGCCGTGGCGCTCTGCGAGGGCCGGGACGAGCCCTACAAGGTGGAGTTGATTCGGGACCTGCCGCCTGACGAGGTGATCAGCTTCTACCAGCAGGGTGACTGGATCGACCTGTGCAGGGGCCCGCACGTATCGTCGACGGCCGACGTGCGCCACTTCCACCTTCTGAGCATCGCGGGAGCCTATTGGCGCGGCGACGAGCGCAACAAGATGCTGACGCGCATCTACGGGACCGCCTGGCCCTCGCGCGAGGAGCTCGACGACTACCTGCGGCGCCTGGAGGAGGCCCGCAAGCGCGACCACCGCGTGCTGGGGCGCGAGCTCGGCCTGTTCCTTCTGAGCGGCGACCTGGGCTCCGGGCTGCCGGTCTGGCTCCCGAAGGGCGCCACGCTTCGCGAAACGCTGGAGGGCTTTCTCAAGGCGGAGCAACTCCGCCGCGGCTATCTGCCGGTGGTGTCGCCGCACATCGGCAGCAGCAAGCTCTACGCCCGCTCGGGACACATCGCGACGTTCCGCGAGAAGATGTTCCCGTTCATGGAGGACCCGGAGAGCGGTGAGACGTTCATCCTGAAGCCGATGAACTGCCCGCACCACATCTACGTCTATGCCAGCCAGCTCCGCTCATATCGCGACCTGCCGATCCGCCTCGCCGAGTTCGGCACGTGCTATCGCTATGAGCAGAGCGGGGAGCTCAACGGCCTGCTGCGCGTGCGCGGATTCACGGTCGACGACAGCCACATCTTTTGCACGCCCGAGCAACTCGCGAGCGAGCTCAAGGCAGTCGTTGACCTGATCCTCCTCGTGCTGCGCCGGCTCGGTCTGACGAGCTACCGGCTGCGCCTGGGCACGCGCGACCCCGATAGCGACAAGTACGTCGGCTCCGACGAGAACTGGGCCGCCGCGCAACGCGTGATCGAAGATGCGGTTCGTGACCTCGAGCTCGACTACGTCGTGTCGGAGGGGGACGCGGCGTTCTATGGCCCGAAACTCGACCTGCTGGTCCGCGACGCGCTGGGCCGGGAGTGGCAGATGGGCACGGTGCAGGTGGACTACAACCTGCCGGAGCGCTTCGAGCTGGAGTACATCGGCGAGGACGGCAAGGCGCATCGGCCCATCATGCTCCATCGCGCGCCGTTCGGGTCCATGGAGCGCATGATCGGCCTGCTGATCGAGCACTACGCGGGCGCCTTCCCGTTCTGGCTCGCGCCGGTTCAGGTCGCGATCCTGCCGATCACGGACGCGCAGCGCGACTACGCCGGATCCGTCGCGGAGAGGCTCCGCGCCGAGGGCTTCCGCGTGGAGGTCGATTCGCGCTCCGAGCGCGTGGGGAAGAAGGTCGCCGAGGCGGAGGTCCAGAAGGTTCCCTACATGCTGATTCTTGGCCGCCGCGACATGGAGGCGGGCGTAGTCTCCGTGCGCAGGCGCGGCGAGGGCGACCTGGGCGCGTCGCCGGTTGACGAGCTCGTGGCGCGCCTACGCGTCGAGGCCCTGGGCTGA
- a CDS encoding SAM-dependent chlorinase/fluorinase, whose protein sequence is MVTDGSGPVIAITTDFGLTDEYVGVMKGVLLAIAPRARIVDLCHGVPPHDVAAGALILEAAAPYFAPGTVHLAVVDPGVGTERAAVAVRTRRSWLVGPDNGLLSLVVAAQGLEEAVRLTRPAYRLHPVSATFHGRDVFAPAAAHLAAGVALSALGEPAQTIAPLGPSGPAWVGGELEGHVLRVDRFGNAVTDVRAEVLAERGMMAGAATARLGGGGEARLARTFADVAPGEPVAYVGSSGRLEVAVRGGSAAAVYGLRPGSVVRVALGRPRGPGTERLDG, encoded by the coding sequence ATGGTGACAGACGGCTCCGGTCCGGTGATCGCGATCACCACGGACTTCGGCCTTACCGATGAGTACGTTGGCGTGATGAAGGGCGTCCTCCTGGCGATCGCGCCACGGGCGCGCATCGTGGACCTGTGCCACGGAGTGCCGCCGCATGACGTGGCGGCGGGCGCGCTCATCCTGGAGGCGGCCGCACCCTACTTCGCTCCCGGCACGGTACATCTCGCCGTCGTGGACCCAGGCGTGGGGACGGAACGCGCTGCCGTGGCGGTGCGGACACGGCGGTCATGGCTGGTAGGCCCCGACAACGGTCTGCTGTCGCTGGTGGTCGCGGCGCAGGGGCTGGAGGAGGCCGTTCGCCTGACGCGCCCTGCGTACCGCCTGCATCCTGTCAGCGCCACGTTCCACGGGCGCGACGTGTTCGCGCCCGCGGCCGCTCATCTCGCCGCCGGCGTGGCGCTCTCGGCCCTCGGGGAGCCGGCCCAGACGATCGCCCCTCTGGGGCCGTCCGGTCCGGCGTGGGTCGGCGGCGAGTTGGAGGGGCACGTCCTGCGCGTCGACCGGTTCGGAAACGCGGTTACCGACGTGCGCGCGGAAGTGCTGGCGGAGCGGGGGATGATGGCTGGCGCGGCCACGGCGCGCCTTGGCGGCGGCGGCGAGGCGCGGCTTGCGCGCACGTTCGCCGACGTGGCGCCGGGCGAGCCCGTGGCCTACGTCGGCAGCTCCGGCCGGCTCGAGGTGGCGGTGCGCGGCGGGAGCGCCGCGGCCGTGTATGGGCTGAGGCCCGGCAGCGTCGTTCGGGTGGCGCTCGGGCGGCCGCGCGGGCCAGGAACTGAGCGGCTCGACGGCTAA
- a CDS encoding Hsp70 family protein: METHWAIDLGTTNTMLARWLGTHAETVALEPICELEPAWQTPLVPSVVYFESGDHGYIGKQALAADEVMRATFAGRLTPLARSFKRVLARSSQQPVAECAGAPISARQCATVFLGELLSIANERERALATNAIPSWNVVRRLVAWMRREGLVNDLTMTVPVESFEPYRMELQYIARKLGVQRFRTLDEPVAAALGYGVDLSDDRDLLVVDFGGGTLDIAVARTNLANLPGDRGRGPGHRKAELISARGLNLGGETVDEWVTGMACAKLAAHADKMRATLRAQAETVKKELSGKVLTTDETYFRLPGMEPLHVSRKEFLETLERNDLYRLLEQVVDAALDDARHRVGAPDLDAVLLVGGSTLLPGVRELFERLFGAHRVHYWEPFEAVVKGAAIYGAGYYVDQIIHHDYAVRVYSDSAQRPEYEQLIRRGTPYPTPLGFQTRYYAVAPRQQYFSLPVCEVGYAGRLTLNWQRRNNGHDYWLPQGNEEDECVVTLNEGDALRLYPPGQGNQARLRIDFTIDDERYLCATIHDLQRERNIRAQDRVVRLR, encoded by the coding sequence ATGGAAACGCACTGGGCTATCGACCTCGGCACTACGAACACGATGCTCGCGCGCTGGCTGGGCACTCACGCCGAGACCGTCGCGCTGGAACCGATATGCGAGCTGGAGCCGGCCTGGCAGACGCCGCTGGTTCCGAGCGTGGTCTACTTCGAGAGCGGCGACCACGGCTACATCGGCAAGCAGGCCTTGGCTGCCGACGAGGTGATGCGGGCCACCTTCGCGGGCCGCCTTACACCGCTCGCGCGCTCGTTCAAGCGCGTGCTCGCCCGCAGCAGCCAGCAGCCGGTCGCGGAGTGCGCCGGCGCCCCCATTTCGGCCCGGCAGTGCGCCACCGTCTTCCTCGGTGAGCTCCTATCGATCGCGAACGAGCGCGAGCGCGCGCTAGCGACCAACGCGATCCCGAGCTGGAACGTGGTGCGCCGCCTGGTTGCCTGGATGCGCCGCGAGGGCCTGGTGAACGACCTCACCATGACGGTGCCGGTCGAGAGCTTTGAGCCCTACCGCATGGAGCTACAGTATATCGCGCGCAAACTGGGCGTGCAGCGGTTCCGCACGCTCGATGAGCCCGTGGCCGCCGCGCTCGGCTACGGCGTCGACCTGAGCGACGACCGCGACCTGCTCGTCGTTGACTTCGGCGGCGGGACGCTCGACATCGCCGTGGCCCGGACCAACCTGGCCAACCTACCCGGGGACCGAGGGCGCGGGCCCGGCCACCGCAAGGCCGAGTTGATCAGCGCGCGCGGCCTGAACCTGGGCGGGGAGACGGTGGACGAGTGGGTGACCGGCATGGCCTGCGCCAAGCTCGCGGCCCACGCCGACAAGATGCGGGCCACGCTGCGCGCCCAGGCCGAGACCGTGAAGAAGGAGCTGTCCGGCAAGGTCCTGACCACCGACGAAACCTACTTCCGCCTGCCGGGCATGGAGCCCCTCCACGTCAGCCGCAAGGAGTTCCTGGAGACGCTGGAGCGCAACGACCTGTACCGGCTTCTGGAGCAGGTTGTCGACGCCGCCCTCGACGACGCCCGCCACCGTGTTGGCGCGCCCGACCTGGACGCAGTGCTCCTCGTCGGGGGTTCCACGCTGCTGCCGGGTGTGCGCGAGCTGTTCGAGCGGCTGTTCGGCGCCCACCGCGTCCACTACTGGGAGCCCTTTGAGGCGGTCGTGAAGGGTGCGGCCATCTACGGCGCCGGCTACTACGTCGACCAGATCATCCACCACGACTACGCCGTCCGCGTCTACAGCGACTCCGCGCAGCGCCCGGAGTACGAGCAGTTGATCCGCCGGGGCACGCCCTACCCGACTCCGCTCGGGTTCCAGACGCGCTACTACGCGGTGGCCCCGCGCCAGCAGTACTTCAGCCTGCCCGTCTGTGAGGTCGGCTACGCCGGTCGCCTCACGCTCAACTGGCAGCGGCGCAACAACGGCCACGACTACTGGTTGCCGCAGGGCAACGAAGAGGATGAGTGCGTCGTGACGCTCAACGAGGGCGACGCGCTGCGCCTCTATCCGCCGGGGCAGGGCAACCAGGCGCGCCTGCGCATCGACTTCACCATCGACGATGAGCGCTACCTTTGCGCCACGATCCACGACCTGCAACGCGAGCGCAACATTCGCGCGCAGGACCGCGTCGTGCGCCTTCGCTGA
- a CDS encoding tetratricopeptide repeat protein produces MGKVANLHLEKGRALKVAGRYDEALAELRTALSEEPECAEAQHQIGLVLGFVGEFDDSLAALQRAVDLDPGNTTARNDLALTYAMLGMYDEARAAFGEVLRLDPANEKARTNLDLFP; encoded by the coding sequence ATGGGCAAGGTTGCGAACCTGCACCTGGAGAAGGGACGGGCGCTCAAGGTGGCCGGGCGGTACGACGAGGCGCTCGCCGAACTGCGGACCGCGCTCTCCGAGGAACCGGAGTGCGCCGAGGCCCAGCACCAGATCGGCCTCGTGCTCGGGTTCGTTGGCGAGTTCGATGATTCCCTGGCGGCCCTCCAGCGCGCGGTCGATCTCGATCCCGGCAACACCACCGCGCGCAACGACCTGGCCCTGACGTACGCCATGCTCGGCATGTACGACGAGGCCCGGGCCGCATTCGGCGAGGTGCTCCGGCTCGATCCCGCCAACGAGAAGGCTCGCACGAACCTGGACCTGTTCCCGTAG
- a CDS encoding sugar ABC transporter ATP-binding protein: protein MFHITKTYPGVRALEDVSLEVLPGEVHALMGENGAGKSTLMKILAGAQPRDSGEIRIDGRAVQIESPQQAMDLGISVIYQEFNLVPYLNAAENIFLGREPAARAPGFVDFGRMYREAESIIGRLGVPIDARMPVSRLSIAQQQMVEIAKATSRRCRIIVMDEPSATLTEHELQSLFQLIRQLKADGVAIVYISHRLEEVFEICDRVTVLRDGHGIATHGIDELTRDDIIRLMVGRELTQMIPKEVATIGEPALEVRRLARKGVLHDVSLTVHRGEVVGLAGLVGAGRTELARAIFGADPIDGGTILVHGREVRVSSPQEAIRLGIGLVTEDRKAQGLVLGMAVRENITLANLRSLSRFSFISSTRERAAARRYVADLGVKTPTIEQTVQNLSGGNQQKVVLAKWLFTDSKVLLFDEPTRGIDVGAKTEIYQLMNRLTAAGVGILMISSELPEVLGMSDRILVMHGGRIAGELSRVEATQERIMQLATGGE from the coding sequence ATGTTCCATATCACCAAGACCTATCCTGGCGTGCGCGCGCTGGAGGACGTGAGCCTGGAGGTGCTGCCGGGCGAGGTGCACGCGCTGATGGGCGAGAACGGCGCGGGCAAGTCCACCCTCATGAAGATCCTGGCGGGCGCTCAGCCCCGCGACTCCGGCGAGATCCGGATCGACGGCCGCGCGGTCCAGATCGAGAGCCCGCAGCAGGCGATGGACCTGGGGATCTCGGTCATCTACCAGGAGTTCAACCTGGTGCCCTACCTCAACGCCGCCGAGAACATCTTCCTGGGGCGCGAGCCGGCCGCCCGGGCGCCCGGATTCGTGGACTTCGGGCGCATGTACCGCGAGGCCGAGAGTATCATCGGGCGGCTTGGCGTTCCCATCGACGCGCGCATGCCCGTGAGCCGCCTCTCCATCGCGCAGCAGCAGATGGTGGAGATCGCCAAGGCGACCTCGCGTCGCTGTCGGATCATCGTGATGGACGAGCCGTCGGCCACGCTGACAGAGCACGAGCTACAGAGTCTGTTCCAGCTGATCCGGCAGCTCAAGGCCGATGGAGTCGCCATCGTCTACATCTCGCATCGTCTGGAGGAGGTCTTCGAGATCTGCGACCGCGTCACCGTGCTTCGCGACGGTCACGGTATAGCCACCCACGGGATCGACGAGCTCACGCGCGACGACATCATCCGGCTGATGGTGGGGCGCGAGCTGACGCAGATGATCCCCAAGGAGGTGGCCACCATCGGCGAGCCTGCGCTGGAGGTGAGGCGCCTGGCGCGCAAGGGCGTCCTGCACGACGTGAGTCTCACCGTGCACAGGGGCGAGGTGGTCGGGCTCGCCGGGCTCGTTGGAGCGGGACGCACAGAGCTCGCGCGCGCCATCTTCGGCGCCGATCCGATCGACGGGGGCACGATCCTCGTTCATGGAAGGGAGGTGCGCGTGTCGTCTCCGCAGGAGGCGATTCGGCTCGGGATCGGGCTTGTCACGGAGGACCGCAAGGCGCAGGGCCTGGTGCTGGGGATGGCGGTCCGCGAGAACATCACGCTGGCGAATCTTCGGTCGCTCTCGCGGTTCAGCTTCATCTCCTCGACGCGGGAGCGCGCCGCGGCGCGAAGGTACGTCGCCGATCTGGGCGTGAAGACGCCGACGATCGAGCAGACCGTTCAGAACCTCTCCGGCGGCAACCAGCAGAAGGTTGTGCTGGCCAAGTGGCTGTTCACCGACTCGAAGGTGCTGCTGTTTGACGAGCCGACTCGCGGAATCGACGTGGGGGCCAAGACCGAGATCTACCAACTCATGAACCGGCTCACCGCGGCGGGCGTGGGAATCCTGATGATCTCGTCCGAGTTGCCCGAGGTGCTCGGGATGAGCGACCGGATCCTGGTGATGCATGGAGGCAGGATCGCTGGCGAGCTGAGTCGGGTTGAGGCGACACAGGAACGCATCATGCAGTTGGCCACGGGGGGCGAATGA